The Halarchaeum grantii genome includes a window with the following:
- a CDS encoding tRNA (guanine(26)-N(2))-dimethyltransferase, with translation MEVTEGAVTVDVSEQSGEAIEDAVFFNPEQELNRDLTVAALRAYREREPRAETYLDAMAASGIRGVRAANDGWTATLVDRDPDAVALAEANLARNDCEGDVRHDDANAVLWDPQRAFDVVDLDPFGTPAPFLDAAFANTRDLVCVTATDTAPLCGAHLKSGIRKYQTVPRNTEYHAEVGVRVLLSAMARSAARFDVGITPVLTHATRHYVRTYVDLTHAASAANDAVDALGHVHHCPECLWRTHEYGLRADRPDACPNCDGTNLLTAGPLWLEATREDAFLERVRGQLSDDMATKETADGLLTDLREELDTPTHYDQHKLYGRWGEPAVGMDEFLGALRDAGHAASRTHYGGTTFKTDADVAEIRDVAP, from the coding sequence ATGGAGGTCACGGAGGGCGCAGTGACGGTCGACGTCTCCGAGCAGTCCGGGGAGGCCATCGAGGACGCGGTGTTCTTCAACCCCGAGCAGGAACTCAACCGGGATCTGACGGTGGCGGCGCTGCGCGCCTACCGGGAGCGCGAACCGCGCGCCGAGACGTACCTCGACGCGATGGCCGCCTCCGGCATTCGCGGTGTGCGCGCCGCGAACGACGGCTGGACGGCGACGCTCGTCGACCGCGACCCGGACGCCGTCGCGCTCGCGGAGGCGAACCTCGCGCGCAACGACTGCGAGGGCGACGTGCGCCACGACGACGCCAACGCCGTCCTCTGGGACCCACAGCGCGCCTTCGACGTCGTGGACCTCGACCCCTTCGGCACGCCCGCGCCCTTCCTCGACGCCGCGTTCGCGAACACGCGCGACCTCGTCTGCGTGACCGCGACCGACACCGCGCCGCTCTGCGGGGCGCACCTCAAGTCCGGTATCCGGAAGTATCAGACCGTCCCCCGGAACACCGAGTACCACGCGGAGGTCGGCGTTCGCGTCCTCCTCTCCGCGATGGCGCGCTCGGCGGCGCGCTTCGACGTCGGCATCACGCCCGTCCTCACGCACGCGACGCGCCACTACGTCCGCACGTACGTCGACCTCACGCACGCCGCGAGCGCCGCGAACGACGCCGTCGACGCGCTCGGGCACGTTCATCACTGCCCCGAGTGCCTCTGGCGCACCCACGAGTATGGCCTGCGCGCCGACCGCCCGGACGCCTGCCCGAACTGCGACGGCACGAACCTCCTCACCGCCGGCCCGCTCTGGCTCGAGGCCACCCGCGAGGACGCCTTCCTCGAGCGCGTCCGCGGGCAGTTGAGCGACGACATGGCGACGAAGGAGACCGCCGACGGCCTGCTCACCGACCTCCGAGAGGAGCTCGACACGCCGACGCACTACGACCAGCACAAGCTCTACGGGCGCTGGGGCGAGCCCGCCGTGGGCATGGACGAGTTCCTCGGCGCGCTCCGCGACGCCGGCCACGCCGCCTCGCGGACCCACTACGGCGGCACGACGTTCAAGACGGACGCGGACGTCGCCGAAATACGCGACGTCGCGCCCTGA
- a CDS encoding YihY/virulence factor BrkB family protein, protein MERLTDAVAVARAVVDRSSDAGITFLAAAVAYYAFVSLVPLLLLALAVGTALVGERVAGYVVGTTGAFLTPAGQQLVRDAIADAAGRSGATVVGVLVLSWSALRVFRGLDMAFSRVYGQPEAEPLAQQLGDGLVVLCAVGVAVFCAAAVGVAVPYAFGGALGDALGTVALVCVLVCVFLPLYYVFPDADVAPGEVWPGAAFAAVGWTLLADAFRLYTTYIDDYRVYGVLGAAVLLSTWLYVSGTVIMVGAVLNAVLAGRTDETEAEPDGKRVETDGGRTEPTPDVTELQHRVESLERQLDEKTLHRDAIEDDLKGYVRSRVRRNHARGWGPYLVLLYGTVMTLGAFYWLESDGLAILAMVVVWLSTLGLYVLMVLFGAGLNALGVPGKAVGWLRSKQ, encoded by the coding sequence ATGGAACGCCTCACCGACGCCGTCGCCGTCGCGCGCGCGGTCGTCGACCGGTCCAGCGACGCCGGCATCACCTTCCTCGCGGCCGCCGTCGCCTACTACGCCTTCGTCTCCCTCGTCCCGCTCCTCCTGCTCGCGCTCGCCGTCGGCACCGCGCTCGTCGGCGAGCGGGTCGCCGGCTACGTCGTCGGTACCACCGGCGCGTTCCTCACGCCCGCCGGCCAGCAGCTCGTCCGCGACGCCATCGCGGACGCCGCCGGCCGCAGCGGCGCCACCGTCGTCGGCGTCCTCGTGCTCTCGTGGTCCGCCCTCCGCGTCTTCCGAGGCCTCGACATGGCGTTCTCGCGCGTCTACGGCCAGCCGGAGGCCGAGCCGCTCGCCCAGCAGCTCGGCGACGGCCTCGTCGTGCTCTGCGCGGTCGGCGTCGCCGTCTTCTGCGCCGCCGCCGTCGGCGTCGCCGTCCCCTACGCCTTCGGCGGCGCGCTCGGCGACGCCCTCGGCACCGTCGCGCTCGTCTGCGTGCTCGTCTGCGTCTTCCTCCCGCTCTACTACGTCTTCCCGGACGCCGACGTCGCCCCGGGAGAAGTGTGGCCGGGCGCCGCGTTCGCGGCCGTCGGGTGGACGCTCCTCGCGGACGCCTTCCGCCTCTACACGACCTACATCGACGACTATCGCGTCTACGGCGTGCTCGGCGCCGCCGTCCTCCTCAGCACGTGGCTGTACGTCTCCGGGACTGTTATCATGGTCGGGGCGGTACTCAACGCCGTGCTCGCGGGACGAACAGACGAGACGGAGGCTGAACCGGACGGGAAGCGGGTCGAAACGGACGGCGGGCGCACCGAGCCGACGCCCGACGTCACGGAGCTCCAGCACCGCGTCGAGTCGCTCGAGCGCCAACTCGACGAGAAGACCCTCCACCGGGACGCCATCGAGGACGACCTGAAGGGGTACGTCCGCTCGCGCGTTCGGCGCAACCACGCCCGCGGCTGGGGCCCCTATCTCGTGCTGCTCTACGGCACCGTGATGACGCTCGGCGCGTTCTACTGGCTCGAGAGCGACGGCCTCGCGATTCTCGCCATGGTCGTCGTCTGGCTCTCCACGCTCGGCCTCTACGTCCTCATGGTGCTCTTCGGCGCCGGGCTGAACGCCCTCGGCGTGCCCGGGAAGGCCGTGGGTTGGCTGCGCTCGAAGCAGTGA